The Mycosarcoma maydis chromosome 17, whole genome shotgun sequence DNA window TGGTGCTTCTCGGCCAACTCGATCAGCTGGCGAAGCGGTCGAGCCGTGCAAACCGTTTCGATGCTGAGCCGACCACTGAATCGATCCGCTGCGATCTGGTCTTGAATGCGTTGCAGAGCGAGGTCGTCTTCGAGCGTCGCTTCGAGCGCCGACTGCAGTGGAGCGCCTGAACGAGCGCCAGAGTGTTGTGTGGGGTAGAGCGTATCCATGTTGCTACCGCCCACTCGCAGCGCTGCTTGTTGGGCGTAGCTGAGGCTCAGCTCGTGATGGACTGTGGGCGGCACCGTGGGCAACTGGTCTTCACCAGCTTCTTCTGACGAGATGCGATTCATGCGCACCACGAGCACTGAAAGTTGTCGATTGTTGGCACACAGCCGAGCGACGAGGTCCAGCGCAGCTCGGTCGTCGGGTCCACCCATGAACGCTAGCAGGATAGGCTGCTCTCCGAGACGCGAAAATGGAGGCTGCTGCACGCCGTGGTTGCCGAGTGCAGCTTTGtgctcgatcagcagccCTACATCCGTCTCGGCTGTCTGGATGATCTTGCGAACCACGTTGAAATGCTGTGCCGAGTAGCGTCCTTTGAGTCCCTCGGAGGGCGCCGACGCCCATCCACCGCCGAACAAACTCTCGAGAGGGTTGGAAAGCGTAGCAGCCAATGGAGACGAAGGAcctgcaacagcagcatcctGAGCTCCGCTTCCGCTAGCAGCCGCGCCTCCGCTATGCGCATTTGCAGACGGCTGCGCCAATGTCATTGGCAGAATGATAAAGTTGGATCCAGCAGCTTTGCAACGACGCGTGACGGCTGTGGCAAACTCTTCCTGCGGAATCACCGACATGGTTGACTGCACAGGCAGACGGTTGAGATGCGCAAATGTCTGAAAGACATTGATGATGGGATCGGCACGCATGGTGTCTTCTGATTCCGACACCTTCATCACGGCTGAAGTACGGTCGGTGAGTTCGACAAGTCGcagagcgtcgatgctgatctGGGCGTGCCAACGTGCGGCAGTGGCCGAAGCATAGGGCGCTTCCGAGGCCAAGACAGGAGTCTGGTATTCGGCGCCATTGATCGAGggatcgtcctcgtcgcccGTCTCGGTAGCCTTTTCGGTTGCTTCGCCCTCGGAAGCGGAGCAAGTCTGCTTGgatcgtcgatggcgcAAACCATGCGAAGCAGTGGAATCACTCGAGGAGGTGTTGGCAGCCGCCAAGGTGGGCTGCATGAGCTGCACCAGCGTCATGAGACCCGGAAGATGTTCAAAGCTGGTGAGAACCACAAGCAGACGCTTGGGAGACAGGCGCGAGCTGGTATCTTGatccttctcctcctcttctccgGTAGTGATCTTATGTGCGTGGTGCGAGTGGATGgaagcatcgtcgagacgCGTGCGGTGGCTCTCTGGGTAGACCCATAGTGTCAATGGCGTGGTGATGACGGTTGAAACGACGGCCATAAGCACAAACATGGAAAACACGCGCGTGTCCAAGATGCCGGCCGAGAGGCCAATGTTGAGCACGATGAGTTCGACAAGACCTTTGCAGGACATGAGGGTGCCGACGGCGGCCGACTCGCGCAGGTTAAAGCCAAAAgccttggcagcggcggcgcAGCCGATAAACttggagaagaaggcgatgacgatgatggccaCCGTGTACGCCCAAGCTTTGGCCGAGTTGAGGTCGCCGAGGTTGGTCTTGAGGCCGGAGAGGGCAAAGTAGATGGGCAGAAAGATGACGAGAACGAGGTCTTCCATCTTTTCGGTAAGAGCGATGGCATAGCCACCTTCGTGAGGGACCATGAGGCCGACGAGAAAAGAGCCAAAGATGGGATGTACGCCGATAATGTCGGTGATCCAGGCGctgacgaggacgagcaagagggTGATCATGATCATGACTTGATTGGGACCGTTCTCAAAGCTTCCGGTGcggcgagcgagccagATCAAGGCGGGTTTGATGACCAAGAAAAGGATGAGAACCCAGCCGACAGCACAGAGAAGAATGTAGAGCGCGGTGAGGCCGGTGTCGGCGTTGACGAGGGCGACGGTCAGAGCGAGCAGAATCCAGCCTACGACGTCGTTTCCGACACCAGCGGCGAGCACAATGACGCCGACCTTGGTGTAGAGCAACTTGGTCTCGGTGAGAATGCGTGCTAGCACGGGAAAGGCAGTGATGGCCATGGCGACACCGGTGAAGAGGACGAAATGGCCAAACGAGACGTTGTTCTTATCGATAAAGGAATTGTATATGCCAACCGAGACGGCGGCACCCAAGCCAAAAGGCAAGATCATGCCTGCGACACTGATGGCGATGGATGGCTTTGCGCAGCGACGGACGACGCGCACGTCGACTTCGAGACCGACTAGGAAAAGAAAGAGGACGAGACCGAGAGTGGAGACGAGGTTAAGGTAGGGCAAAGAGGGGGGTGGGAAGATGTGCTGGGTGAAGCCAGGGATGCGGCCCATGGCGGTTGGGCCAAGCAAGATGCCGCCAATGACCTCGGCGATGACACGAGGTTGGCGGATCTTTTGGAGGGCAAAGCCAAGGACGCGAGTGACAATAATGATGATGGCAGCTTGAATGATAAAGAGTCGAAGCGGATTCGAGGTTTCAAACTTGGTGGGATCAGCGCCGCCAATGACGCTGTCAGCCGCGCGTGGTACCAAGAAGCGTGGCATGACGGGCGAGCggaaggacaaggacgcGTGATACAGATGCAGAAGCAGTGCTTGTCAGATGTGTATGCTGAGGTTGAATATGGATCGGATACGCGTGAATGAGAAACACGTATGCGCTGTCCATCAGAGTGCGGGACAGATGAGGACGAATCTACGACCTGCGCAGAGAAGGGAAGACGGAGCGTCGAGAACAAGTGCGACGATGGTGGGTgacgaggagaaggagacgAGAGAAAAGACGAACGCCCGAGGTTTTATCTAGGGCTGGAATTGTTAACTGATGAGGTCTGATGGCaacgattcttgattgcgGGGTAGGgagacgaggtcgaggcgTTGGACaagacagtcacgagtcgtggGTAGGGTAAGAAAAGGCCAAGAACCAAAGGGGCTCGGTTCGAGGTGAACAAAGGGTTACTCAAGCGAAGCACAGTGTAGTAAAAAAAGTAAGGATACGTGCAAGGGCGGTGTAATGCCAATACCTGTGCAACAAGGCACGAGCGTGGTATCGCTTGCGCGGAaagagggagagagagagagagagagagagagagagagagagagagagagagagataGAAACGATAAGATGATGCAGTGGGGCACGAGGGTATGGGCGGTTATGGCTCATGTCAAATCGTACGCCACCCTTTTGGTCAGGCACAACGAGAGATTTAAgcaagattcgtgattcaaaaAAGCGTCAAGATTTATGGCGTCCATGGCGTTCAGGTGGCGaaccaagcaccaagcaccaagcagcagcaccctCACAGTTGCgagactcacaactgtgGCAGCGCACGTCGCCAAGCCCCTTTAAACCAAGTCAAAACCTCACCCTGTTGAAAAGTCACATTACTTTACTCGCTGCGTGAGCATCGTCCTTCCTCCAAggccaaatcacgaatggcgcTTCAGCATGAGCTCGAGGTAGCCATACATGGAATCGTAGTAGTGgcacgaatcatgaatccaACCAGCATATGTGGCGACC harbors:
- a CDS encoding uncharacterized protein (related to KHA1 - Putative K+/H+ antiporter): MPRFLVPRAADSVIGGADPTKFETSNPLRLFIIQAAIIIIVTRVLGFALQKIRQPRVIAEVIGGILLGPTAMGRIPGFTQHIFPPPSLPYLNLVSTLGLVLFLFLVGLEVDVRVVRRCAKPSIAISVAGMILPFGLGAAVSVGIYNSFIDKNNVSFGHFVLFTGVAMAITAFPVLARILTETKLLYTKVGVIVLAAGVGNDVVGWILLALTVALVNADTGLTALYILLCAVGWVLILFLVIKPALIWLARRTGSFENGPNQVMIMITLLLVLVSAWITDIIGVHPIFGSFLVGLMVPHEGGYAIALTEKMEDLVLVIFLPIYFALSGLKTNLGDLNSAKAWAYTVAIIVIAFFSKFIGCAAAAKAFGFNLRESAAVGTLMSCKGLVELIVLNIGLSAGILDTRVFSMFVLMAVVSTVITTPLTLWVYPESHRTRLDDASIHSHHAHKITTGEEEEKDQDTSSRLSPKRLLVVLTSFEHLPGLMTLVQLMQPTLAAANTSSSDSTASHGLRHRRSKQTCSASEGEATEKATETGDEDDPSINGAEYQTPVLASEAPYASATAARWHAQISIDALRLVELTDRTSAVMKVSESEDTMRADPIINVFQTFAHLNRLPVQSTMSVIPQEEFATAVTRRCKAAGSNFIILPMTLAQPSANAHSGGAAASGSGAQDAAVAGPSSPLAATLSNPLESLFGGGWASAPSEGLKGRYSAQHFNVVRKIIQTAETDVGLLIEHKAALGNHGVQQPPFSRLGEQPILLAFMGGPDDRAALDLVARLCANNRQLSVLVVRMNRISSEEAGEDQLPTVPPTVHHELSLSYAQQAALRVGGSNMDTLYPTQHSGARSGAPLQSALEATLEDDLALQRIQDQIAADRFSGRLSIETVCTARPLRQLIELAEKHQPALVVVGRGRRNPTQTHRDELKAMIRQRSAAADAVDRQLNSEITKVIGEAATSLTFVNAPSSTLVIAAGWSVASS